The DNA sequence TGAGAtaatctgcaatttttttagcattgcaaattgcctacctTCCTCTGCCACTTCTCTCTTGATCTTTTTTATCCCTTCTTTCAGTATGACCCCTCTATTGTTTCACGCTCGGAAACGAACGATAAGATACATTTAGCCATACACCTATCTGATTTTTACACCACCTTAGAACAGCTATAGTCATATCAACCGCATCCTTTTATTGTCGATAGTTACATTTTCAGATGACCATATcggaaaatttatttatttaaccACCATAGGACACGAGGCCGCTACGCGGTCCGAGCTTAGGGGCTCCGCGCGCTCCCAAAGGCTGCTTCGCAGTCCGCGAGATCTTCAAAATCGCCCGTTCGTAgttaatgagcaaataattttaattaaataacagaacgatgtttcaaataaaaatttcccgccacacaatattcttaatgactttctctagactctgaattttgattccttttttgggAAGTTGACCTTGACAGGACCACATACAGctgtcaatggagatgttgcattgtgaggaatttgcgatttgaatgttgaatgtcatgtaaaagttcgcgagaaacacgatcgtgccactggttttctctgaaatcatctcccaagctcaaaaacagctctcaagttgaggccaaaatggaggggatatcccatgctatcctgagagtccacctctacatcaagacaaacgctccatgcaaagatagggagcaaatactttagcagggttgccttgttttcagttttggagtccacaaataaagtggcagccctgtcaatgtatttgctccctatttttgcatggagagtttgtcttgatgtagaagtggactctcaggacagcgcgggatatcccctccattctgGCCTCAACCTAAGATCttgtttgagcttgggagttgatttcagggaaaaccagtggcaccatcgtgtttctcgcaaacttttacataaggatcaatgtcaaatcacaaatttctcaCATATGCAAGGTCTCCATTACTATGCAAAGGCCTCTGAAAATGAAGGCCCATTCTATTAAAACTCTGACTTTTGAACTCCCCTTCCCCTCACTCCTGCCCATCGACcgtcttactccccttcctcaccccgtccatcgaacgtcttaaaaatgatttcataaaaacagaggGTCTTTCCTTTCTCTTGATTTTAAATACAACCAGTCAGGTGCATAGTTAAATCTACCATAAGttatttttcgtattttcaccCTACGTCTCTATGTCAATGTAATGTCATTCTTGTGGCAGATACATTGAACCTAGAATCATCGTTGCCAACAGGCCCCCGAGATTGGCGTCCGAACCATAGGCCCCTGAATTGTTACAGCCGAACAGCAACTGGTTTCGAATGGACCGGACCGATCTGTTCATGGCGCTCTGCGTACCGGGGGCGTGTTCACGTCATGACGTTGAAGAGACGCTAAACGTGACGTTTGCCAATGTGACGCAGGAGCACGGCATCAACGTCAAAATCCAAATGCACGACGATCTTTGCACCTCCAGTTTGGACGATGAACCTATGTCCTATGCCTCCAAAACTCTCTTGTAAGTCATggttttcttatttcttttttactagACTATCAGTATCTTTGGAGATTTCTGGTTTCAGTCCACGCACCTGAAaagtgaacaaaaaaaattttaaaaaataaatgggaGATAAACACAAAGAAGCTTTTGAATTCTTGATGGAAAGAATGGCAAAAAGATGCCTAACATTTGGTTCAACCCGGGAAGAGTTGAAGGAGACGTCTGGTGTAAGGGGAAGAGACAAGGGTTTCAACTAGAAATGACGGAGAGTAATTTTTAGGGGGTCGTTGGGGCTTTAGGAGGCTAGAGGACTGCGATGGTTAAATGTTGAAAAGCGCCAGAAACCGCTATGAAGGCGGCTTGCACATACGTAAATAAATACTCGTGAAGCAGTTTCCCCCATTattgaaaacatttcaaaaaaagaaattgattcaAATGAACTGCGTTCTTGTATTATGTACTTGTAAGTTGTCTTCTGGGGTACATAGATCCTTTTCTCTAAAATGTCTCTGAAAATTCTGACACCGCCTGTCTTCTTCAGATGCATTCTCGTGATTTTGAGCGTCCTTTGTCTTCTGGCCACACTCTATCAACTGTCTACATCCAATGCGATCCAAGAGACCCCTAAAAAAGGTAACAGTCtataatttattctttttcacATCAAACTTctctcagcgggctgattatcggAATTAATTGACAGACGAAACGACAAAAAAAGAAGGCAAAGTTAAAATGTAGTGACTCTATGAGTTAGAACGGGTAGTTGTTTTGGACTATGAGGGTGTGCCATCCTATAAAGCCCGAATTCAGTTATGATGGTGACTTTCtaaaaatactatttttttatAACATGTTCATGTATTATAATAGAATGTATCttataatatattttttctgttatattttgtcaaaaaatgccGGGAAATGAATTTCCAAATATACAAGTACCCAAAAAAAGGaagcacacggaaaaaaatggaatgctgatttaacaatttttcagtttaaaaaaattgtcagacatgtttcaaatgtacattttatgaTAGTGAAAAGCTAGCTTAACCACGGGGgttgttaaattagcatttttttgtgtaaaatctacattgaaacatgtcggaaacgttttttaactacaaaattgttcaatcggcattttcactttttccatTCAGCGccgtctaaaaaaattaaagtctgCTTGCTTCAACTAGGGTAGCTGCATATTATTTTGATGGAAtttcgaattaatttttttttctaccttgaTTTTACAGATACTCTTCCGCGCAGAATAATTATGAGCTTTTCAATAGCCAGAAACCTTGGTAAAGTAGTCCCCGAAACGAACGATGATCACATGGTTATCTTGGATTTATTGAAAGCTTCCGCGGCTTTTGGGGTTATGTTCGGACACAGATTCGCCTGTATGCTTTTCTACATGGTTTTCAATGTGTCTTTCTTCGAATCGGTACGTACAGAAAAATACTAACATCGCGTCTGACCATAAAActgactggaaaaaaagtcacttggatctagagtccagactcttaaaaacaaagccaagaaaaaatattctccattcaattggatttttgcttaaatcgagaaccaagcctcttaattaaagcggatttccttttgattctagcaaaaatccgattgaatcaaaaatatttgttcttgtcattgtttttaagagtctggactgtagattcaagcgacttttttttccagtacatcATTTCTGCACCTTCAAACCCCTGAACTCTCATGAAATTCCTCGTCCCTAATCTTTCCCATCCTCTTGCTGATTGCAGCCCTTCTACGCATTCAAATGTGAACGACTTTGACGTATCGATGTTGTTTTTCCCGGGCGATTACCGTGATTTACACgttatttattaaaaaacatTAGTTCCTTACGGAAAGAGGAAGAGCTGGGCTTCATggaatcaataaaaaatgcgCGCACCATAAGAAATTGAGGTGTCGCTCATCAGAATAGCAGCGTGGAGAGACAACTCATTAATGTAAGCATCACTAGAGTAGGATGACGTGATTGACATGGAacgaccaaaaaataaaaatgtggaCCAATCAGCATGATTGGATAGACAccaattcgatcgattcacgggttttccgatcgattccaggatctgtcgatcgattcatggatGTGTAGATAGATTCACGGTTGTCAATTAAATCGATGTTGATCAAATTACGTCGACTGGCTCacgtttttatattttgatcgattcatgttgatcgaatCAACACCATTGTCAATAGAACCATTGTCGATAGATTCACGTTTTCAATGTTCGATCGAATCATACCCTCCCCACCAGATCACTTAAATATGTATATATAATGGAGCTCAAAGTGGGGATATTTTACCGTACTTGTTAAGGTACATTGTCCTTCATCTTTTTGAACGTTTTCTCATTCAAATCCATGATTAAAAACTCCAGGAATTGTCGCTTCTCCAAATCTATCGTTGCCTGATGAAAAATCTTATTCCGGAGCTCGAATGTATCCCCCCCTCCATTTGTTCATGTTTAACCGATATTTCATTCGTAATATTTTCTGTTAATCAAGTAAGTCTAAATGAAATTGCACCTGAATCAATACAATACATTTCTTTCTACAGCAAGTGAAAAAAGACCTACCTCTCTTCATGCCAACACTGGTCGTCGAGTCTTTCTTCATCGTCGCTGGATTTCTCACTTTCCAAAGCTGCTACGAACCAGTTAGAAAGCAGGGCTTAAAGGTGATTCCTCTCATGATATTCAATCGTTGGCTCAGGTAAAGATAGAAAAACTTCCATTCGAATTAACCCGGTACCAGCATAGCTTTTAAACTTGCTGGAAAAAGTGCAGAGTGACCAAGTGCatcataattaattttaaaattttaagcaaaacaTCACTAGAGAATTCCATGTATGtgaaccaaaatttaaaaaaaatgtattaaaagttattttttcacGCTTAAAAAATGCATTGCTTCTCACCATCTGTAGTTGTTAAAACTAAGATGACCTATTCctaaaataactttaaaatattAGAATTTTTAAGTCGAGATCATTCTTTCATTCAATTATTCAAACGTCATTGGGTTGAATTAAACGCAGTGGGACGCTCAATGAAACATTCATTGGAGGTCTATCACATCACAACGTTCCACCAGGGATAGATGTAAAGGAAACCCCACGACTCCAAAAAGGAGCACTTATTTATGACGAGGTTCTTTGCTCCAtccattataattttttatatagAATGTCAAACAACAAACAGTgcaaacaaggctaaaaacaggCGTCGTTCTGTTTTAGCCTTATTTCCGCTGTTTGTTATTTTACATTCTACTGTTCCGCTTAGGCTGCTTTTGTTGCTTTATTTTTGAGATATATAGTATGTAGTGCATATTTTTGTACATTATTGTTTTTGTGAAACACTACGTCAGCGATAGAGTAGGCAATGACTACTGGCCTTGCAATAAAATGAAGCAAGTggctcaattttaaattattcaacaATTTATTGCATTATTGACTAAGTCTCGATTAATATTCACAGACTCATGCCTTCATTCATGATGCTTGTCGCAATCACTGCCTTGCTTCTCCCATACATGAGTGATGGTCCTGCATGGAAGTTCTTCAGCCTCCCAATTGCCGAGAGCTGCCAAAATACCTGGTGGCACTACCTACTTACCATCAACAATTTGTACTCAGTCGATGACCCAGCAGTAAGTATCTTCTACTAAATAGAGTAGATAGAGACGGCCGGTAATCTCTTTTTCCAactttcagaaaattgaaaagaactCTCAACATGCATTTTTTGGGCTAGAGCTTTAATTACAGCCCAGGCGCACTAATATTAGACCTGAATATTTGAAATGTTAAAAGAATTCATTTTTCCGTCTTCGTccataatttgaaaattatcaacatttttaggggtaactttcctcaaaaacctcaaaattttgtttgtgccgatttatttttatcaatccAAACGTGACTCAAAAACATGTTCACAAACGTGTTCATCGGTGCTAAATATCTCAGTTTCATCAAAAAGTTTGCAGCCGACGCGTAGCTATCACGCACGGCACAGAACGCATAGCAGACTGGCGCCTTACGAGACCgcagaatacttcatgcattgagCGTACAGCACGATGCATCGCGTGGCGTATTGTAGCGCCTTACACGTCTgtaggatacttcatgcattgcacgtataccacggtgcgcgctcaagtcgttgagaagtcgtattttcttggtgtcgagCTCACCCCGGTGCACACCATTTCCGAACAGTGCACACCGCGAGTTTGCATTCCTAGGATCACAGGATCGTAAAGGTTTGGTTCTAAATGGGAAAAGAACAAGATCACATTATAGTTTAAACAATGATAAAGATTTATTTTGATTTGGTCAGCCGAAGTGTTGCGTAAAATAACTTAGAGTTATTCAGTAGAGGGGAGCATTTCATGTATTTTCCATTTCTTCATGCATCTCGGCGTGTCGCCATCGACAGAGGAATATTTTAATGTAGTAtcaaaaagtatcacaagtatcataaaatagaaatttcaaatttcaaatcaaaCAAATCTAAGATTATTTGTTTGGTCAGTATTAATTACGGTATTTCTACTACTGTTTTCACTTCCTGTTCTTGCAGGGGCTATTACAATGTTATTAATAGATCGACATTTCAATAGATCCTTTTATGGTCCTTTGGGGGAGGTGATCCTATTTTATACCAGCACTTATCTTGGTTTTTTGGCCATCCAGAggtttatgtttttattttaccaggCTTTGGTATTGTGTCTCATTTAAACAATTACtccttcaaataattttaatgttaGTGATTTTCGAACCCTTTTAAAATTAGACTCTTTCTGCAAGAAATGTTCTCAAAGTCGTACGTTTTTTCTAACAGAACTATAATGTGCGGGAAGGTTGGCTATGCGCTCCTCATACATGGTACATAGCCTGCGAGTTGCAGATGTTTCCTGTAGGTCTCCTGATCGTTTACATGTTCGCAAAGAACCACTCGACGGGTCTGAAATTTGCTCTAGCAGTCCTAGCGAGTGCATTTGCGATTCCGTTTTTCATAATCTACTCCCGAAAACTGGACTCAGTTTTTAAATTGGACCCAAGGTAAGGAAAATACGTTTATGTAGTTATAttattgcatttatttttgatattCAAGGCAAATTTCtctaaatattttgataaataaaGCTATTTTAAATACGAAGTCGCTCAGGAGAAAATGATTTTACTTCCAGATCAAAATGTTTTTTGCACGGATGATTGGTCTACTGACAATACTAGAATCTTACTTTAATATACGCCAAAATCATGTCTCTAGAGCCATTTAGTCATGCAATGACAGTATCTGTTATTATATCAATgatttggactgcgttttgcaatttggagctataaattctggctcacatgaaaaaacacttgtgtgcatagggaaactaatggcacatacgttgtttttaaaccaggctggaatttatagttcctaattgcaaaatgtagtccattccATAGTTCCTCAATTTGCAGTATCTAATGCATTACAATTTAATTTGCAGACGCTTTCCTTTATGGATCAACATAGATTACTACATGCAAGTTTACCTTAGAAGCTACACGAGGATCGGGCCATATATTTTGAGTATTCTCTCCGCTTATTTATTGTTGAAAATTCGTGCTAACAAGTGGACCATGTCAGTTGTGAGTACTTATTCTATAGGGAATGTTGTGAAACATTTAAGTTTGATTTAGTTTATTggaaacgaacaaaaaaatagaacaatattCACCTCATCTTCATCAATGCATTCTTTTGTATTTGtagaaaagtatttttgaatattCCAAGCGCCGTTTTAAATTGTTGATATAAAACAATGTCTGAGCTATGGtgatttgaagtttttttccagaGGACGTTGTgttggaaaataattatttttaattttgatctgTGCTGTTCAAATAAGTACGATATTCCCCAGATTTCAATGCAATGAAATGCCCCCTTCTATTGGCACacaaaatggactgcattttacagtaaggaactactatttgtAACTCGAATATAATTGTACCAATCTGCATGaagaaactgatggcacatacgtgTTCCTAGAATGAGCCGGAAATAATTCTACGAGTATAATGCAAACTGAAGTCCGAGTGAACGAAACTGTTTGCAACTAATTTTTTGGGACACTAGAGAGAATTTATCGGGGAAATCCCGGAGACCAATACGTCACACTACTGCAGCAAAAATTGCTATCCTGATAAAAACCATAAATAAACATGACACTATACTTAAGtaacacatcgacggtgtaagtgcGCAACTACGTTTTTTGTTTGCGGTgcttgaaaatctccgctcctatttttttaaaaaagaacataTCGGCATAATTCCTTAATATGGTCGCAGTTGTTTCTttgcaaggagaaaaaaaatcacgacaCTTTCAAATATTTGCCTTTGAGTAATTTTCAATATAAAAATGACGTATGGCAGGAggcctgcaacgtcgcaaatcgagatacttggttttggtcttacaccgtcgatattatgCTATTATTCCTTAAAGGttcgtttagaaaacgcaattACTTTGAGAAAATTCTGTTGGCAGGCTTGGAGATGGGCAATAATGCT is a window from the Bemisia tabaci chromosome 10, PGI_BMITA_v3 genome containing:
- the LOC140225584 gene encoding nose resistant to fluoxetine protein 6-like isoform X1 — translated: MLRQWQRTWVLQFFILSATLNGKSLADKPETFIRSGPKLTWISDVVSEKLSNFRTQSQSNELCNQQIDSYEKSLRNLTLWALQMKEASAVSTPGMLVGQRFHLGHFDECVAIRHSKLAGRYCLAHLKVSPSPAMYPGFYTEPLKTVEPPPDSNAWETLKPNSNWFRMDRTDLFMALCVPGACSRHDVEETLNVTFANVTQEHGINVKIQMHDDLCTSSLDDEPMSYASKTLLCILVILSVLCLLATLYQLSTSNAIQETPKKDTLPRRIIMSFSIARNLGKVVPETNDDHMVILDLLKASAAFGVMFGHRFACMLFYMVFNVSFFESQVKKDLPLFMPTLVVESFFIVAGFLTFQSCYEPVRKQGLKVIPLMIFNRWLRLMPSFMMLVAITALLLPYMSDGPAWKFFSLPIAESCQNTWWHYLLTINNLYSVDDPANYNVREGWLCAPHTWYIACELQMFPVGLLIVYMFAKNHSTGLKFALAVLASAFAIPFFIIYSRKLDSVFKLDPRRFPLWINIDYYMQVYLRSYTRIGPYILSILSAYLLLKIRANKWTMSVAWRWAIMLMAIAIGVGSQFYGFAFYDPSLEYNALQNALFGALHRSLWSLMICALIVIQVAWGLGETLDKLLTLKVYVPLSRLTYVAYLFHPIWQIATTFSSRTPLFLSEGRIVWMLAGDIVVVFASSLLLYLIFEAPANNLRGIFMTKIIQLFIRKNERHPSRKLELDPLNDGKSRENNDP
- the LOC140225584 gene encoding nose resistant to fluoxetine protein 6-like isoform X2 codes for the protein MDRTDLFMALCVPGACSRHDVEETLNVTFANVTQEHGINVKIQMHDDLCTSSLDDEPMSYASKTLLCILVILSVLCLLATLYQLSTSNAIQETPKKDTLPRRIIMSFSIARNLGKVVPETNDDHMVILDLLKASAAFGVMFGHRFACMLFYMVFNVSFFESQVKKDLPLFMPTLVVESFFIVAGFLTFQSCYEPVRKQGLKVIPLMIFNRWLRLMPSFMMLVAITALLLPYMSDGPAWKFFSLPIAESCQNTWWHYLLTINNLYSVDDPANYNVREGWLCAPHTWYIACELQMFPVGLLIVYMFAKNHSTGLKFALAVLASAFAIPFFIIYSRKLDSVFKLDPRRFPLWINIDYYMQVYLRSYTRIGPYILSILSAYLLLKIRANKWTMSVAWRWAIMLMAIAIGVGSQFYGFAFYDPSLEYNALQNALFGALHRSLWSLMICALIVIQVAWGLGETLDKLLTLKVYVPLSRLTYVAYLFHPIWQIATTFSSRTPLFLSEGRIVWMLAGDIVVVFASSLLLYLIFEAPANNLRGIFMTKIIQLFIRKNERHPSRKLELDPLNDGKSRENNDP